TGTGTATTCTccaagaaaggagaaaaatggGTTAGGATTTTATCGATTTTTGTAAAAGagtaaatatataataataagagCTATAAGCCTTTGGGAAAAGGAGAGGAAAGTTATGGTGGCAATGGCCCTTCCTCTCTGCACATCCACGTCtccaaaacttgcataaataTCGGCTTTCTACTACTCGAATTGAAAATGTCCTTGGATGCAGGCTTTTCTACTATTTTGGTAGAATCAGATGCTCAAGCTGTTATTCATCAGTTGacaaaagaagaggaggaCTACTCTTCTGATGGCAATCTTGTTAATGAAGTTAAGGGGTGTCTTAATCAATTTCAAAAGATTGATATTCTCCCTTGTTCATATCCCTAGATTATATTCTCACCCACCCACCCAATCCTAGTATTATATTGTGTTCTACGAGTATTAGTagatatgaaaatataataacacaaattgaaataaacaaatacaaaaacagtaaTGTAGTACGtagtgtttctttgttttcatccTTCCCTGTGTTTCCAATATCAAAAAGCTTTCATAATTCCAGACCtgtgtttctttgtttgcAAACGTTGGAATATTACTTCATTCAAATCCCTTgcagagaagagaaaatggcTGGAGCTTTGATTGGAGAGGCCTTCATCTCTGCTTCCATCCAGGTGTTGTGTGACAGACTTACTTCACGGGAGTTCATTGACTTATTTCGGCAGAAGAAACTGGATCAACCTCTCCTCATGAAACTGAAGGTGACACTGTTGACCTTGAACGCAGTGCTCAATGATGCAGAGGAGAAGCAAATAGAGAACCCGGCTGTGAGAGAGTGGCTTGACGAGCTCAAGCATGCTGTCTTTGATGTGGAGGACTTACTGGATGAGATCAACTATGAAGCTTTGCGATGCAAGCTCGAAGGTGAAGGTCAAATCGACAATTTAACCAATAAGGTGTGGAACTTCCTCTCTACTTCTCATAACCATTTTTATCAGAGCATGAATGTTAAGATACAAGAGTTGTTACAAAGATTAGAAGACTTTGTACAGCTGAAAAGTGCTCTTGGTCTGAGAGAAGAAGTTGGGAGGAAGGTTCACAAAAAACTCCAACAACTTCCTTGGTTCATGAACCTTGTGTGTATGGTAGAGATGAAGtcaaagaaaatttatcaaaattgTTGTTATCCCATGACGCAAGTAAGGATGATGTGTCTGTGATTACCATTGTTGGAATGGGTGGGGTTGGCAAGACAACCCTCGCTCGAATGCTTTACAATGACCATAAGGTGGAAGAACATTTTACACTTAAAGCGTGGGCTTGTGTTTCAGAAGACTATGATGCTATTAGGGTAACTAAAACTCTTCTTGAGTCAGTCACCTTAAAGCCTTGTAAAACGACAGATCTGAATTTACTTCAAGTTCAACTAAGAGAACAACTTAAGGGAagcaaatttttatttgtgttgGATGACATATGGAATGAGAAATATACTGATTGGAAGTGCCTCCAAACTCCTTTCACTTCAGGGGCAAGGGGGAGTAAAGTCATTGTAACAACAAGGAACAAAAATATAGCGTCATCCATGCAAAATGTTCCTATTCAATCCCTGGAACCATTATCCCATGAAGATTGCTGGTTGTTACTTGCAAAACATGCTTTTGGAAATGAAAACTCTAGTGCACATCCAAACTTGGAAGAAATTGGCAAGCAAATTGCACGCAAGTGCAAAGGGTTGCCTTTAGCTGCACAAACACTTGGCGCGGTGTGTTACGGTGCAAACTAGATTTCGAGGCATGGAACAGAGTATTAAATAGCAGCATTTGGGAGTTACCTTACGAGAAAAGTGATATTCTTCCTGCTCTAGGATTGAGTTACCATTATCTTCCAGCCAAGTTAAAACGATGCTTTCTttattgttcaatttttccaaAGGACTATGAATTCAATATAGAAGATGTGGCTTTTCTTTGGATGGGAGAAGGTTTAATTCACCAAGCTGAGGATGGAAAAAGCCTCGAAGAGGTTGCTTGATGAATTGTTATCCCGATCTTTGTTTCAACCATCGGGGAAATCAAGTTTCACAATGCATGATCTCATCATTGACTTAGCTATGTTCATGTCTAAGGGATTTTCTTACAGGTTGGAAGTGAGGGAATCACATGAAATAGAAAGAGTTCGTCATTTGTCATATGCAAGGGAAGAATTTGATGTTGCTCATAAATTTGACCCATTAAAGGGGGCTAAGTGTTTGCGGACCTTCTTGCCTACCTCTTTGAATCCATATGAAAAGTGTTATCTAAGCAAACAGGTTCTACAAGTTTTGTTGCCATCACTAAGATGTTTACGGGTCTTATCATTGTCACGTTATAAGAATGTCAATGTATTACCTGATTCTATTGAAAATCTCATTCACTTGCGATACTTGGATCTCTCCTATACTGCACTTGAAAGGTTACCTGATGTTCTTTGCGGTCTTTACAATTTGCAGACATTACTATTGTCACATTGTTCCTCTCTCGTCGAGTTGCCTacaaatatgagaaaattgataaatttacagaaattaatgttgacaGGTTGCAAGTCTCTTACTAAATTGCCTGTAGATATGAGaaaattgattaatttgcatcATCTTGATGTCAGTGGAACTAAGATTGTAGAGATGCCAGTGCAAATGGGTAGACTTAAAAGTTTGAGAACATTGGCTGCTTTTGTAGTCGGGAAATCTATTGGGCCGAGCAttggagaattgagggagcTGCCACAATTTCGAGGAAAGCTTTCAATATTGAAACTGCAAAATGTAGTTGATGCTAGGATGCCTTGCAAGGCAATTTGAAGGATAAGAAAGATCTAAAAGGGTTCGTGTTGGAATGGAGTGATGAGGATGCAGATGATTCCCTAAAGGAGAAAGATGTACTTGACAACCTCCAACCTTGCGTGAATTTGGAGAAACTAACCATTAGATCCTATGGTGGAACCCAATTCCCTAATTGGTTAAGAGACTCGTCCTTCTTTAACATACAAGTCCTGCGTCTCAAAGATTGTAGTTACTGTTGGTTGATGCCACCAATTGGGCAGCTACCTGCTCTCAAGAAGCTCAGAATAAAAAGGATGAAACTGGTTAAGACGATTGGTGTTGAGTTCTATGGAAGAAATGAAGATTCTCCAATTCAGCCATTTCAATCTCTGGAGAAGCTGCAGTTTGGGGAAATGGCAGAGTGGGAGGAATGGGTACCAAGTGGAAGTGGAAGTGGAGGTGAATATGGTCCAGACTTTCCTCGTCTCCAGGAGCTGTTTCTAAAAGATTGTCCGAAGCttagaggaagcttgctcttgGCTTGTCATCTGCCTTGCTTGAAGAAGCTTTGGGTGTCTACATGATCAAAGGGCCACCACTACTACTACTTCTAGTCTTAAAATGGACTCCTACAAATCTCTTGAAAAATTGTTAATCCACGAAACAGGTCTGTTATCATTCCCAGAGATACTGTTGCCCAACCATAATCGTCTTCAACACTTGAGTCTCTGTGATTATCCAAACCTGTTGTCGTTCCCTGAAGATGGTCTACCCACTACGTTGACATCACTTGAGATAGTCAATTGTAGGAGATTAGAATTCTTACCTCATGAGATGATGGCCAAGTTGACCTCGCTTGACAATTTGCAGATATATTATAGCTGTGAATCAATGAGGTCCTTTCCGTTTGGCTTTTTTCCCAAATTGACGTCGCTTTACATTTGGGAGTGTGAGAATCTTTGGATGGTAAGGGACTTGGACACCTCACTTCTCTTCAAAGCCTACATATTAGTGGGTGTGACAGTATCCAATTCCTGCCAGGAGAGGGTTTGCCgccatctctttctttcctgTGAATCTCCCAATGTTCTGCTCTGGAGAAAAGGTATCAGAATAAGGCTGGAGAAGATTGGGCCAAGATATCTCACATTCCTTGCATCAGGATAAATGATGACGTCACCATATGATATGAGCTCTCAagacacgtggttcgcccaacttagtgatattgggtcttcggaagggagttagtcttcggaagatcaggttcctgcaaaaggacacgttcggtaataccttggggtaccggtgtggtaccggccgaaggctctccgatgcttaagtaagtacagatttagtaaatatcagattacagatcgagcggtagcgtaccgttggtttttcctctcttccatttggggataggggtctccttatatgggccttgggaggcgtgcactatgctcatatttccgatgtgggactgtagaagcggattgtgagcatgacacgtgtccaggTGCCAAAAGAGTCGAAATGTACAGATTCGGCAGGTTTCTTGCCGAAGGACCATTGTGATAGATATTGATCCCGTCCACGTGTTTGGTGGCCATAGGTCGATAATATCCGGTATAAACAGATATTTCACTCTCAACTCTGAAATCAAAGTCAGGTATGTACTTCAAATCATTCCTTGAGCTGCAAAGTTCTATTCGATGAGACTTAAGATGTTGTATGTATACTTGCAGACTTGAGAAATTTTCCCATGTTCCGTGGTCAAAGCAACTTGTGCAGGCAACCATGCATGATTTCAGAGTTCAAGCTGATGGTGTAATCACAGATTCTTTTAGGATCCTATtaccatcaaatttttttattccaaaTCTGGATGGGCAGGATCAGACCAAGCAACATACACTGCATGCTTCATGTCATCAGCATTTCAGACAGAAAATGGCCCTTGAATTGTCTTCTGAGCCAATGAGTTTTTCTAGTATCTGAAGTGCGAAAATTAACGAATTGATGTGTACAAAGAGTCTTGAacattttttcttgttgaatGCTGGAAGTGCCTCTTATAAGTGGCTAAGTTGCAATATGTGGTGTCATCAAATGCTCTGCAAAGAGGTTCGTCATAAACTTTGTGCTTGAGACAGATTGTTTTGTCTGTGGATGCCACTGGTTATTTATTGTATTTGAACACTCCATTGAGATATGGATTATTTTGTCTGCGTATTGTCACTTCTTGTTCTTCGCTTCATTTCTGTCGGTTGCTTACCTAAATATGCCCTTCAGCATTTCTTCTCCCTCTAATTGAAGGGAACAAGTACTTCCCGCCAGGAGAAGTAGAGTGAACGGCACTCCGGTGAGGAAGGTTTTCACCCCTGAAGGGAGAAGCACGAGGGAACAGTCCAGTCTGTCCAAAGTTGAGACTGGAATTGAACAAGGTTAGGTTAGCTGTATAATTCTGGGTAAACGCCTTTTTCTATAAACAATTGTAACTGTCTATATAGATTAATTTGTCAGCATTATTCTATGGTTCATTTAGACTCCTATTatcaccaaaataaaataaaattcctaCTATTATTAATTTGCTGATTCCATTTTGGACCAGTAGGAGCAGAGCAGACCAAGCATGTTCATACATGGCATGGCTCAAGACATCATCATTTGAGACTGAAAATCAGCCTTCAACTGTCTGCTGAGTCAATAGACTTCTCTAGAGATCTCAAATGCAAGGGAAAATTGATGGGTTAACAAAAAAGATTCGTGAACATTTTTCTGTTCGAAATTTTCTACTGGAGGCTGGAAATGCTTCTTATAAGTGGCTAAGTTTCAATTATTTTGTAGGATCAAAGGCTCTGCAGAGAGGTACGAAATCCATCGTCAATTATTTTCTAGAGTATGTTACAACTGGTTGTGGAAACTTTGTTAACGCatagttttaatttaattcactGAGCCTCACATCATTGCAGTTTGCTGACCATGGTGTTGAAAACAAAGGGTGCTGCGCATCAGGTACGAGAAAATCAGGTATTGTAGTGTTTTACTCTTGCAAAATTTGGTTTATGTAAATGACAGATtatgtattatatataattatatgtacGCTCCAAACGCTAATTAGTTAGTAAATTAATATGGTTCTAGTACTTGTTCAGAGTCTGAACCAACTCCGCAGCATGATCCAAtgattcaaattgaaaactgaGCAGTCATCTAACCGtgatcaaataaatatgaatacaatttCTTCGATACATAATGAAAAGTATACATATTAACCAAGGAGAGTGTCCAAATTTGGTGTGTTTCCAAACTTGAAGCAGCTTATAATCATTGAATGCAACAATTTGAAGTCATTGCCTGAACGCATTCACACCCTCACAGCCCTTCGAGAGTTGAGGATAGATGGTCTTCCAAATCTTGTGTCATTTGCAGAAAGGGGTTTGCTTCCCAACCTCCGACATTTTAGCATTCAGAATTGTGAGAGACTGAGGGTTCTGGTGAGAGAGCACTGGGGTTTGCAACAACTTGTCTCCCTTGAAGAATTTTATATTGGAGGAAGAGCAAGTGATGATATCTTGGAGATGTTGCTAAAGGAACAGCTGCTCCTACCACTCTTCACACTTTAGGCATCGACGAAATTACAAGTCTGAAATCTTTGGACAGAAGGGGACTTAAGACACCTCACTTCTCTTCAATGCCTACAAATTGGAAGCTGTACAAGTGTCGAATTTCTGCAACTTCAACACCTCACTTCTATA
The Prunus dulcis chromosome 2, ALMONDv2, whole genome shotgun sequence DNA segment above includes these coding regions:
- the LOC117617975 gene encoding LOW QUALITY PROTEIN: putative disease resistance RPP13-like protein 1 (The sequence of the model RefSeq protein was modified relative to this genomic sequence to represent the inferred CDS: deleted 2 bases in 1 codon) encodes the protein MGGVGKTTLARMLYNDHKVEEHFTLKAWACVSEDYDAIRVTKTLLESVTLKPCKTTDLNLLQVQLREQLKGSKFLFVLDDIWNEKYTDWKCLQTPFTSGARGSKVIVTTRNKNIASSMQNVPIQSLEPLSHEDCWLLLAKHAFGNENSSAHPNLEEIGKQIARKCKGLPLAAQTLGGVLRCKLDFEAWNRVLNSSIWELPYEKSDILPALGLSYHYLPAKLKRCFLYCSIFPKDYEFNIEDVAFLWMGEGLIHQAEDGKSLEEVA
- the LOC117617976 gene encoding putative disease resistance RPP13-like protein 1, which codes for MHDLIIDLAMFMSKGFSYRLEVRESHEIERVRHLSYAREEFDVAHKFDPLKGAKCLRTFLPTSLNPYEKCYLSKQVLQVLLPSLRCLRVLSLSRYKNVNVLPDSIENLIHLRYLDLSYTALERLPDVLCGCKSLTKLPVDMRKLINLHHLDVSGTKIVEMPVQMGRLKSLRTLAAFDALQGNLKDKKDLKGFVLEWSDEDADDSLKEKDVLDNLQPCVNLEKLTIRSYGGTQFPNWLRDSSFFNIQVLRLKDCSYCWLMPPIGQLPALKKLRIKRMKLVKTIGVEFYGRNEDSPIQPFQSLEKLQFGEMAEWEEWVPSGSGSGGEYGPDFPRLQELFLKDCPKLRGSLLLACHLPCLKKLWVST